A region of the Esox lucius isolate fEsoLuc1 chromosome 10, fEsoLuc1.pri, whole genome shotgun sequence genome:
acaaaacaaataaagagAAACAACTTATTGTTCAATTATGTTTGTTCCATCATTTAAACAATTGGATGATATACAtcacattaaaaatatttttaaaatattaaggTTGGGGTCtcccttaaaaataaacaaatggcttggtgtttttgaaaaacaaatacatttcgcCTGCATATGTTGTGACTTAGTAGCTACAGATTTATATACGTTTTAACATGTAACCCATTCTGTAAAATACCCTCTTAAATCAGAGAAAAAAGCAACTAGTTAGCATGACTTATAATTGATATTCAAAATGCAACCATCTTCCATTAAGAAactgtaaaacaaataatacaattgCCTGAGATTGACgttaacacattttcaatatttaaacatttgtgTTATTTGATAAAAAGATAAGTGTTGAAAAAAGATAAAGAATGAAGTTTAATTTTGAAAATTTAGAACATTCAAATGGCACCGATTCGGCGTAATAGTCCAGCTAATGAATTTCTAGACATCTTAACTAATTGTCGACTGTAGAAAATACGGTTCTACCAATGTGAAATCTTTTAAGGCGTCCTGCGTACTTGAGCAGTGACATCATATAGCCAGACATCAGTCCAGGCAGTGATAGCCAACCAAAGTGTAGGAAGGCAGTCGTGGAGCGTGTAGCTTGTTGACGGACACACAGCGATTCGCCAATTAAATGCTTTCATATGTCAGGCGGGGGCAGGACTAACTTGATATCGACAGGTAGAGGTGCCGGTGAATATTACAGTCGGTTGCAAACGGTTTTCCCCCCATAATTTATCGCTTTAACCGCAAGGTAAGAGACCATGCAACCGACTGTATGAGATTAGAGGAATTTTACGGCTCACTTGAATACACTCTTTTCCGAAAATCAGGTCTTCTGGAAGACCAAATTAGACGTTATTTAATCAACGTCACAACTAATTAagaatttgtttatttgttgccAATGCAAGAAGACTGATGCAGTAGTCTGCGGATCATACTACGGGATCAGAAGAAACTACGGAATACAAGACAATGGCTATGCATTTATATCAAGTTAGTAGTATGCTTCTAGAAAGTACTGTCGACAAAATGCGGGACAACTTGACATCAGTGGTCCTTGCAGTGTCTGTGATCACCCTAACGTTGggatatttttctaaaatggtGCTCAAACAGTCACAGACTTCTTCAGATGGAAACAAGGTATGTACGTAATATGGAATAAATCGGTTGATAAATTGCAGTTATGTAGTATTATTGACTTTATTCTCAAAATAAACCGGCTCTCTTCTCACAGAAATACCCACCATACATACCTTCTTACCTTCCATTTCTGGGTCATGCCATAGCATTTGGGAAAAGTCCCATTGAATTTCTGGAGAATGCGTATGAAAAGGTAAGAATACAGTTCTGCTGTAAATTATTGGCCTACCTGATACATTTTAGTGTGCAAAGTGCTACTACTTAGATGTGAAGAATGATTATCTTCAGAGTTTATTGTTCCATATCATATGTATTCTTATCCTATGCCTTACAGGTAAATAGTTTTATGTAATAAGTACCCTGTAATGTAGAGGAAAACAAGGTATATTTTCTATCTATTCACAGTATGGGCCCGTTGTCAGCTTTACCATGGTGGGCAAAACGTTTACCTACCTTTTGGGTAGTGAGGCAGCCACACTGATGTTTAACAGCAAAAATGAAGATCTCAATGCAGAGGATGTCTACTCTAAACTGACCACACCAGTTTTTGGCAAAGGGGTTGCCTACGATGTTCCTAACCATGtaagcaaataaataattaaacgCTCTTTAAGTATTTATAGAGAAAATGACCCACACAACTGATTTAGAAGTTTGTTCCTCCTGTGTTATCATAATAATATCATAAACAAAGTAACCAAACTCCTTTTCAATTGTAGATCTTTCTGGAACAGAAGAAAATCTTTAAGACAGGACTCAACATAGCCCATTTCAAACAGCACGTCAAAATAATCGAAGATGAAACTAAGGAGTACTTTTCAAGATGGGGAGACAGTGGGGTAGAAAGTAAGATGACAACAGTGCCATTACAAACAGTCTGATCATATCTAAAAGTGGAAAGTGATCTCTTATGTCCAGTTCCAAATCAACCTCTAGTCCCTACAGCTACTTCCTGTACTTGGAAACAGAATGATTAAGTTTTATTGTGGTTATTGAACACGTCATATTGCTTATAACATGTTATAGTTACTCTTTCATCAATCCTGTTTCTCATTTTACAAGTTGACATGGAACCTGACTTTGTTCGATCTGCTCTACCCTCCACCTCAAAAAGACCTGTTTGAGGCCTTGTCAGAGCTGATCATCCTGACAGCCAGCGCCTGTTTGCATGGGAAGGAGATCCGGAGCATGTTGGATGAGAAGGTGGCCCAGCTCTACGCAGATCTGGACGGAGGCTTCAGCCACGCGGCCTGGCTGCTTCCTGGCTGGCTGCCCTTGCCCAGCTTCAGGTAAGAGAAATGCTTAAGCCACAGCGTCTTGTCTTCGATCAAATGGAAATTCTAATTGTTCTACCCCCGGGTTAAGATTGTGTGAAATCCCCAGGTTTGCCTGAGTTAAATTATAAATCTTATTCTTTATAAGTGTATTAGATCCAACACTAATTTGTAGCAATCACGTTAGCCTGGACACTGgggttaacacccctactcttaTGATGAAGGCCATGGGTTATGCTACTGGCAAATTATAAGAAATGTTGCTGGAAGCTTTATTGACATTGTCTCGTTCATTTCATCTTTCGGTTAGGCTTTTGGGTGAGCGGGACTTCCTTTTCACTTCAGTCATTCTATAATAATGATATTTCTTACAGGCGAAGGGACAGAGCACACAGGGAGATAAAAAACATCTTCTTCAAAGTCACCCAGAAACGCAGAAGCTCTGGAGAGAAAGTGGACGACATGCTGCAGACTCTGATAGATGCCACCTACAAGTAAGACAGTTGGTTTGTGGGATAGAGGCCACTACATGTGGAAGTATCTATTCCTCGCACCCAGCTGAAGAGAGTGTGCTTTGGTTTCAAGGCGTTCCTCAAGTGATTAACCATTTCAAATTGATAATTTTGAGCTGTCATTTCAGACTGCATTCTTAACAGTTTTCCCTTTATTTTTAAGGGATGGGCGGCCACTGAATGATGATGAGATAGCAGGTATGCTGATTGGTCTACTCCTGGCTGGACAACACACATCCTCAACCACTAGTTCCTGGTTGGGCTTCTTCCTGGCTAAAGATAAGGCCCTACAGGATCGCTGCTATGCTGAACAGAAAACCGCATGTGGAGAAGACCTGCCCCCACTCAATTTTGACCAGGTCAGCGTTCACCACTGGCCTGTTGGAGACTATACATAAGTGGCCACAGACTGTATTTAAGCCTTGTTTACAATGAAATAATTAGTAATGCTTTCATAATGGCTTAATAATGTGTTAAGAATATATTCAGTTATTTAGTACATGCTTGTacttgaataaattattttgttaatcaGACTTATTCAATATTGTACCACTTGGTAACTGAAGATTGTATGTAGCTAAGTGATTGTTTATACAACTACTAAACCAAGGTTTCCCAAACCCAGTCCTGGCAGCTTCTaagggtgcatgtttttgccgTTTGCAGTAGAGATTATTCGAATAGTCAAAGCTTGATTAAGAGTTCATTATTCCAGTCAACTGTGTGTTAAAATGGCAAAAACCTAAATAAAATATCTCGGTACTAAATTTGCTAACCCATTAATGGAATAGATTTTATCagttaaatatttgaaatagtCTTTACTTTCCCTGCCATTACATGTTCTGCTGTTCATTCACCAGCTGAAGGACCTGAATTTATTGGACCGCTGTTTGAAAGAGACTCTCCGACTCCGCCCCCCCATCATGACCATGATGAGAATGGCCCGCTCCCCTCAGGTAAGACCGACCAGTCTTCACATTATTGGGCCAGTACATCTATACTTAAGTTACTCCCTCATCAAAACAGAATAACTATTTTGGACCTCAAGTTTGACAGGGAGAAATGTCCATAATGTAAATTGCCCATTTGAACTTGATTTGAGCTCCAACCCTGCTGAATACATTTGTGTAGTAGATGAGTGACCCCTTTCAtgcaccccgccccccccccagactGCAGCAGGCTACACAATCCCAGCCGGccaccaggtgtgtgtgtccccaACAGTCAACCACCGTCTGCAGGACACCTGGACAGAGAGGATGACGTTCAGACCTGACCGCTACCTCAACGAGAACCCTGCTGCAGGCGAGAAATTTGCTTATGTGCCCTTCGGAGCCGGTAAGTGAATATCACCATTAACTAAAGATGCTTCATTTATGAGAAAATCGTTGACCTTTCGTCAGGAGAGGCTTCTGAACTTTACCACCATACCAAACTCTCGCACCTAAACGTTTCTCCTGGTTCAGTCAGTGTAATTACCGGGACTCATTAACCATGGATGTTGTCCTGTAGGCCGCCACCGCTGCATCGGGGAGAACTTTGCCTACGTACAGATCAAGACCATCTGGTCGACCTTGCTGCGCCTCTACGAGTTCGACCTGGTCGATGGTTACTTCCCCACGATCAACTACACAACGATGATCCACACCCCGCACAACCCCGTCATCAGATACAAGAGGCGGCAACACTAAGAAACAACCAGAGCAAAACGCGCCAGGGAGTATAGATTGGAGAATAGGCTCCCTGTTCTAGTGTACTAGGTACTGTAAGTACAGCCGGGCGAGGCCATTTCAGATGATCCCCCAAAACCAGCCTTACTCACCTTAACCCTTCACACGGGGGAATTGGCCTGTATGAATATGGAACAACTGATGAGGTTTTTCCAGAGGGAATATGAAAAGCATGGGCATAACCATTGCAGAAATGGACCGTAAACCATTAGGGAAGGGTAAAAGTGAGCACAGTGGTTGACATGAGACTACATCCAGACGTGACTATTGATTCTGATGTGCATTTCCTTTTTTGTTGTGTATCCGTAACAACCATGATAAGTGTATTAGTGTGGGAATGTTGGAAGGTCAGGGTTTGGCTTGACCCGTGTAGTGCCTAGATGATGGAAAGTGACTTCTCCATTTTCTTTTGATTGATTAGACTATTTGAAGCCTAATTTtgctgtatataaaaaattgtattattttatttgaattccAATAGGAAAAAACTCCTGTTCACTTTGTCTTCACACTGACAGTACATTTCCTCCATACCAGattcagtaaatgttttagttCAACGTTGATTTGGTTCCTGTCAGAACTAATTAAATTTGTACCTGAACAATTGTTATTAAATTTGTACCTGAATTGACAACAGTGTGACCACGTCTTTCAAAGTtcatatttatttcagtttttgacAAAATACCCAGAGATTCCAAAGCGCTTACCTTTACAAAAATATGTCTTCTACAAATTGTCCTCTGTAGTCTGTCCAAGAAGCCGTTCTAATAAAACACAGTGTAGTGTACACAGATCCTGTAGCAGCCTCCTCCACAGTAAAGTCAAACATTCTCCACGTCAAAGTTCCTCTCCTGGAAAACTACTAGGGGTGCAGGATATCATCCCAGCCCAGCAAGCAACAACTACCGGTAATGATCAAATCATGGTGTTCCATTTAAGGAACTATGAAAAAAATTGACCAGGTGTGTTAATGCCAGGCTGGAGCAAAGATCTGCACACCCCAGATTGTACCTCTCCAGGACTACAGTAATCGGGGACGCCTGCTCTACGTATTCTTCCACCCACACAACAACATACACagtataaattaaattaatcaaGTCTTTAAATTATCATTCCACAAATATACGTTTAACATGATTGTGATTATCCACAATAAAGAGGCAGACCAAAGTTTACAAACATAGAAGCTATTTCAAGTGCTGGCGACAAAAAGCCTGATTATAAGATGTCTACACACCAAAAAGGTTTTTTGGTCCccacataatatatatatatatatactatacagCAGAATGATACAAAATAACCAAAGCTCAGCACAAGAAAAGGCAACTGAGTTTCTTCAAGCCAGTTTCAATGTAAAGTAGACTTTATCTTCTTATTCCGAAGTGCAATTGAGCATATGAAGAAGTTCCTATGGATGAAAAGCATAAAGTGGTTTAGTTCCCAAAACGTTTGACCAGAACATTACTAGCATAGTTGAGGAGGCAATATCTACTAATGGCACTACATGCTTTAACTCCAGAATTTGTGTAGTTGTTCCACGCATGTCTGCGTGTGTTACCTgatgtgtgtctgcgtgttttACTTGACGTGCGTCTGTGTGTTACCTGACTGCACACTGCCCAACCTCCTCTGCAGTGCCTCCAGCCTGGAGATGTAGTCGGTGAGAGCTCGGTCCGGGTCGTAGTTCTGGAGGTGGGAGCAGGTCATCGGGCCAGGGTCTCCAGCTGTGTTGAACCGGTGTTGCACAGAAGAGAGGGCAGACCGGGGGGAGTCTCGTCCGGTGCGCCCCCTGCtggctcctctcctctccccgtaCACCTCCACACTCCCCGGATGGAGGTAGGGGGAGTCTGTCCTCACCTCGTTAcctgaagagggagagagagagaggagaggaagagaggagggagagagaggagaggaagggaatgGATGTTTGTCAGGACGTTTTTGCGTTTTTCTCACAAGACTGGATTACGGATTCGGCCTGCaaatttttaaaacaaacaaaaacctttCAACTTTCTGGTGATTCCATGTTAATGCTAATGGGAAGCCTAACAAAATGTTCTATAGCGTACACTTGTTGACTGAAGTCCTGGCTGTGTTCATTTAGCGTTAATTCATTCAAAGTGATTTTCACCATGTTCATTTTCCTGGAGTTTGGTGTAGTGtgatgcaatgtgattttctttacCTGGTGATTGTCCCAGGCCGTTTCTATTCATGTTGCCAGATGTTGTGGAGCTCATTCCTGTAGCTTTATGCCATCGCTTGACCAGGAAATGCATTCTGGAAAATTAGGACAGAGAAGTTCAAAAAAAGGTGGGCTTGTAGGATCTTTAGAATTCATAAGTTGTGAGCTTACAGAACTATATTAGATAAATTTTTCTCAATGCTGAATAACACTGTATGAACACAAGAAATGTTCAAAATACAGCACCTGTCTTTTAAATATTAATCAGCTAAAAGCTTGATGAGTTCATTCGTAAGTATCATTTAGATATAAACTCACTAATATAGCAGCTATACCCTTAGTTTATTAACTACAAAATTCAGCAGCAGTACCCTCAATATCAACAGACCAAACTGCAGTTCTTATTATTTACCTGATGAGGGCGATATGCTGTTAACTACAGTCCAAGGTTGCAGAGGCAGGATAACTGACTTCTCTGGTTAATGAATCTTCCAGCATAAAACCTTTATGTTAATCTGTCACACTTTACGTGGATAGTCCCATATAGATGATCCCTAAAATGTCATACTATCAACCAACTATATCTGGATAGGCAACTACTTACTAAAGCCTCAGAGGGGTTAAGGCTAGATTTGGAGAAGGGGTTATCATATTTTGTTTACACACGTGCGTTTATTTCACTATGTCAGTGTCtttgttgtaaatgttctgGCACTTGACCGCTGGCATTTGTGAACTGTTGGAAAAGTAGAAGCATTCATAGAACTAATGACGTAGTTTTAATTAGACAATATGGACACAGATTTCCACACTAAATCACAGATTTCCACACTAACGGTGTTAATTTGGCAGTACAGCAATTGCCTAAATCCAACACTGAACGTCTTCCAGGTCTGACGTTTGCGTGAATACAGAAATTCAAGTTCAACTAGCCAGCCTAGCAGGAGAAGCGCTTCACGGCAGGTTTAGTGTGACAAAACGTTGCTAAAAGAAGCCCAAGGTCCCATCGTTCACCTGGAGAGGGCGATGGAGACGCGGACGGCCGAGCGGAAGCGTGTCAAGCCCCGCCTCCCCGGGGACTCCAGGCTGCAGCGGGCCGGCCGGCCACCCATGCGCGCGATGAGCGACAGCGTGGCTTCCTCGCACTCCTGGAAGCcgcccagcagcagcagcaggtaCTTCTTCTGGTAGATCAGGGCTTTGCGGAAGCTCTCGGACCGCAGGTACCGGCCGTACATCCTCTGGGGTtaggggagagaaaggagggttCAGTCCCATGGGAAGCACCGATGTGAGTCGCTATAGAACCAGTTGTGGAGTG
Encoded here:
- the LOC105012654 gene encoding lanosterol 14-alpha demethylase, encoding MAMHLYQVSSMLLESTVDKMRDNLTSVVLAVSVITLTLGYFSKMVLKQSQTSSDGNKKYPPYIPSYLPFLGHAIAFGKSPIEFLENAYEKYGPVVSFTMVGKTFTYLLGSEAATLMFNSKNEDLNAEDVYSKLTTPVFGKGVAYDVPNHIFLEQKKIFKTGLNIAHFKQHVKIIEDETKEYFSRWGDSGVENLFEALSELIILTASACLHGKEIRSMLDEKVAQLYADLDGGFSHAAWLLPGWLPLPSFRRRDRAHREIKNIFFKVTQKRRSSGEKVDDMLQTLIDATYKDGRPLNDDEIAGMLIGLLLAGQHTSSTTSSWLGFFLAKDKALQDRCYAEQKTACGEDLPPLNFDQLKDLNLLDRCLKETLRLRPPIMTMMRMARSPQTAAGYTIPAGHQVCVSPTVNHRLQDTWTERMTFRPDRYLNENPAAGEKFAYVPFGAGRHRCIGENFAYVQIKTIWSTLLRLYEFDLVDGYFPTINYTTMIHTPHNPVIRYKRRQH